One genomic segment of Occultella kanbiaonis includes these proteins:
- a CDS encoding MarR family winged helix-turn-helix transcriptional regulator: MTEPSDSPTDPVDAIERDWHRERPDLDVSSIAVITRIRRTAKLLQLRRSRLLRGLGTDDATLDLLSTIRRSGPPYELTPGQLAERTLVTSGAVSQRLTRAEAAALVTRRTSARDSRSVVVALTPAGLDLLETTVTALFADEEATLAGFDAADRSAFVELLRRYLDSLGSPEE; this comes from the coding sequence ATGACAGAGCCCAGCGACTCGCCGACCGACCCCGTTGACGCGATCGAGCGGGACTGGCACCGCGAACGCCCGGACCTGGACGTGTCCTCGATCGCCGTCATCACCCGGATCCGACGCACCGCGAAACTGTTGCAACTGCGCCGGTCCCGACTGCTACGAGGGCTCGGCACCGACGATGCCACCCTGGACCTGCTCAGCACGATCCGACGGTCCGGGCCGCCGTACGAGTTGACGCCGGGGCAGCTCGCCGAACGCACCCTGGTCACCAGCGGCGCTGTGTCCCAGCGTCTGACCCGCGCCGAGGCTGCCGCGCTGGTGACCCGCCGGACGTCCGCCCGGGACTCGCGGTCGGTGGTGGTCGCACTCACCCCCGCCGGCCTCGACCTGCTCGAGACGACTGTCACCGCACTGTTCGCCGACGAGGAGGCAACCCTGGCCGGCTTCGACGCGGCGGACCGGTCGGCGTTCGTGGAGCTGTTGCGCCGCTACCTCGACTCGCTCGGCTCGCCCGAGGAGTAG
- a CDS encoding SDR family NAD(P)-dependent oxidoreductase: protein MTIAVITGAGSGIGAATAARLAGDGYTVALCGRRPDRLERSRAGLPGEGHSVHPGDLTDVAQVRRVAAEINERYDGVDVLVHAAGGLVDPEPVDDGDGLGTVAADLSSSFAANVLSTALLTHALGPALRAGRGRVVAVGSIAGQRGGGLGYASAKAALHGWAYDRARALGARGITVNVVAPGYTSGTEFFGDAMTDARHLRLVGETLTKRAGEPGDIAATIAFLASADAGHLTAQVIGVNGGALPG, encoded by the coding sequence ATGACGATCGCAGTGATCACAGGAGCCGGAAGCGGGATCGGCGCCGCGACGGCCGCCCGACTGGCCGGCGACGGCTACACGGTGGCCCTGTGCGGACGCCGACCGGACCGGCTCGAACGCAGCCGTGCGGGCCTGCCGGGCGAGGGCCACTCGGTCCATCCGGGCGACCTGACCGACGTCGCGCAGGTGCGGCGCGTGGCCGCGGAGATCAACGAGCGGTACGACGGCGTCGACGTCCTCGTGCACGCCGCCGGGGGCCTCGTGGATCCCGAGCCGGTCGACGACGGCGACGGACTGGGCACGGTGGCGGCGGACCTGAGCTCCTCGTTCGCTGCGAACGTGCTCTCGACGGCGTTGCTCACCCATGCCCTCGGCCCGGCCCTGCGCGCCGGGCGCGGCCGGGTGGTCGCCGTCGGCTCGATCGCCGGGCAACGTGGCGGCGGGCTCGGCTACGCGAGCGCGAAGGCGGCGCTGCACGGGTGGGCCTACGACCGGGCTCGCGCCCTCGGGGCGCGGGGCATCACCGTGAACGTGGTCGCACCCGGCTACACCTCCGGCACCGAGTTCTTCGGGGACGCGATGACCGATGCGCGCCACCTCCGGCTCGTCGGCGAGACCCTCACGAAGCGGGCCGGCGAACCGGGGGACATCGCAGCGACGATCGCGTTCCTGGCCTCCGCCGACGCCGGGCACCTGACCGCCCAGGTGATCGGCGTCAACGGTGGCGCGCTGCCCGGATGA
- a CDS encoding GNAT family N-acetyltransferase has product MPTSRPPSVRLATAADVPGIAEVHVRAWQRAYAGIVPADHLDSLDVSVRAQQLARRFGPDAVSGTVPTLVAPGSGEDDGTVLGFVNAGPYREDDVPADGPGWGEIYAIYVHPDHWSRGAGRALFDAALATLDANRTVALWVLEANANARRFYERMGFTPDGATSVFEVAGAEILEVRYRRDPAT; this is encoded by the coding sequence GTGCCGACCTCGCGACCGCCATCCGTCCGCCTCGCCACCGCCGCCGACGTGCCCGGGATCGCCGAGGTACACGTGCGGGCCTGGCAGCGCGCCTACGCGGGCATCGTGCCTGCGGATCACCTCGACTCCCTGGACGTGTCCGTGCGCGCCCAGCAGCTCGCCCGCCGGTTCGGTCCCGACGCCGTGTCCGGGACGGTGCCGACGCTCGTCGCGCCCGGCTCCGGCGAGGACGACGGCACGGTGCTGGGGTTCGTGAACGCCGGCCCGTACCGCGAGGACGACGTGCCCGCGGATGGACCCGGCTGGGGTGAGATCTACGCGATCTACGTACACCCCGACCACTGGTCCCGCGGCGCCGGCCGGGCGCTGTTCGACGCCGCGCTAGCGACCCTCGACGCCAACCGGACCGTCGCGCTCTGGGTCCTCGAGGCGAACGCGAACGCCCGCCGGTTCTACGAGCGGATGGGGTTCACCCCCGACGGCGCAACGAGCGTGTTCGAGGTCGCCGGGGCCGAGATCCTCGAGGTCCGTTACCGGCGCGACCCAGCCACCTGA
- a CDS encoding methyltransferase family protein — MLAATVGSVAAAVTLRFGRFPTGWYFVGPFRFRVARARSRRRHVIASLTQLLVFWVGFFVVVPLLLVAFERRLRVDWSALAADPWPPVGAALFLVASPLGLASCLTMAIAGEGTPLPAQTARRLVVAGPYRWLRNPMATAGVLQSIGAGLWFGSWTMILAAVLGGLAWHHGIRGAEEADLLARFGDPYERYRASVRVWVPRLPGRRGDRSPGAGQVAGSRR; from the coding sequence ATGCTGGCCGCGACGGTCGGGTCCGTGGCCGCAGCGGTGACCCTGCGGTTCGGCCGGTTCCCGACGGGCTGGTACTTCGTCGGGCCGTTCCGGTTCCGGGTGGCCCGGGCCCGATCCCGACGGCGGCACGTGATCGCGAGCCTGACGCAACTGCTCGTGTTCTGGGTCGGCTTCTTCGTCGTGGTCCCGTTGCTGCTCGTGGCGTTCGAGCGTCGACTACGGGTGGACTGGTCCGCGTTGGCGGCCGACCCGTGGCCCCCGGTGGGTGCGGCGCTGTTCCTCGTGGCCAGCCCGCTCGGCCTCGCCTCATGCCTGACGATGGCGATCGCAGGCGAGGGCACGCCGCTGCCGGCGCAGACCGCGCGGCGCCTCGTCGTGGCCGGGCCCTACCGCTGGCTCCGCAATCCGATGGCCACCGCCGGCGTGCTCCAGTCCATCGGGGCCGGCCTCTGGTTCGGCTCGTGGACGATGATCCTCGCCGCCGTGCTGGGTGGTCTGGCGTGGCACCACGGCATCAGGGGCGCCGAGGAGGCGGACCTGCTGGCCCGCTTCGGTGACCCGTACGAGCGGTACCGGGCGTCGGTGCGAGTATGGGTACCGAGGCTGCCCGGCCGTCGCGGCGACCGGTCGCCCGGCGCCGGTCAGGTGGCTGGGTCGCGCCGGTAA
- a CDS encoding CBS domain-containing protein, whose amino-acid sequence MRISEVIRRKGAAVVTIRPDATVADLLAQLDEHHIGALVVSEDGGHSVSGIVTERDVVRELHHRGPAVLQVQVAEVMTVEVQTCLPEDHLEDLARRMTDLRIRHLPVVVDGELKAIVSIGDIVKNRIDELQAERDHLVDYVRR is encoded by the coding sequence ATTCGACGCAAGGGCGCGGCCGTGGTCACGATCAGGCCGGACGCCACCGTGGCCGACCTTCTCGCGCAGTTGGACGAGCACCACATCGGTGCCCTGGTGGTCTCCGAGGACGGTGGGCACTCGGTATCCGGCATCGTCACCGAGCGTGACGTGGTCCGCGAGCTGCACCACCGCGGCCCCGCAGTGCTGCAGGTGCAGGTCGCCGAGGTGATGACGGTCGAGGTGCAGACCTGTCTGCCCGAGGACCACCTGGAGGACCTCGCTCGCCGGATGACCGACCTGCGGATCCGGCACCTGCCTGTCGTCGTCGACGGCGAGCTCAAGGCCATCGTCTCCATCGGTGACATCGTGAAGAACCGCATCGACGAGCTCCAGGCCGAGCGGGACCACCTGGTCGACTACGTGCGCCGCTGA